In Rhodanobacter humi, the genomic stretch CGCTCAAGCTCTACGGCCAGGAGCTCACCGGCTCCAGCTACGCCATCGCCTGCATGAACCGCATCATCCACGACATGCAAGGCGAAGTGCTGCGCGGCGACTCCATGCGCAATCCCAAATACCGCGACGGCAACGCACTGAAGCGCTTCGACCTGATCATCGCCAATCCGATGTGGAACCAGAGCTTCGATCCGGCCATCTACGAAAACGACCCGTTCGGCCGCTTCGAGGAAACCGGCGGCGTCACCACCGGCAAGGCCGACTGGGCCTGGCTGCAGCACACGGTGGCCAGTCTCGGCAACAACGGCCGCGCCGCCGTGGTGCTGGACACCGGCGCGGTCACCCGCGGCAGCGGCAGCAAGAACGAGGACAAGGAACGCAACATCCGCCGCTGGTTCGTCGAGCACGACCTGATCGACGGCGTGATCCTGCTGCCCGACAACCTGTTCTACAACACCACCGCCGCCGGCATCATCGTGGTGTTGCGCCGGAACAAGCCGAAGGATCGCAAGGGCAAGATCGTGCTGGTCAACGCCAGCCGCGAGTTCCGCAAAGGCAACCCGAAGAATCATCTCACCGACGACGCCATCGGTCGCATCGCTGCCGCTTATCTCAAGGGCGAACCGTTGGATGGGCTGGTCTCGGTGATCGACAAGGCAAAAGCCAAAGCGGAGGACTACAACCTGTCGCCCTCGCGCTACCTGGCCAACGGCGACGCGAAGGTGATGCGCGGGATTCCCGAGATCGTGGCCGAACTGGCGACACTGAAGAAAGATGAGGCCAGGCTCGATACAGAGCTCGCCAAGATCATGAAGGTTTTCGGCTAATGACTATCTTCGATTGCCCACTACCTGTTGGCTGGAAGCGCGAGCCGATCGCCGCGAACTACCGCATAACCAAAAAGCCACGCACGATCACACCTACCCCAGCAGTCCTGCTGCCTTTCGTCGCCATGGAAAAGGTACCTGCAGGTGGGCAAATGACGTGCGGGTTTGAACTCCGTACACCCGATGCCATAGCCAGTGGCACCTATTTTGAGATGGGCGACATCCTGTTATCGAAAATCACGCCGTCGTTCGAGAACGGCAAGCAAGGACTTGCAAATGGATTGCCGGGCACATTTGGCTATGGCTCGACGGAACTCATCCCGCTACAGGCTTGCACGGACAAGGCGATCAATCCGTATCTGTTCTATTTGCTGCTGCATCACGAAGTACGCGATTCGCTGACATCAAAGATGGAGGGATCGACGGGGCGCAAGCGCGTTCCTGAAGGAGCGGTGCGCGAGTTGGAGGTCCCCGTCCCGCCCAAACTCGAACAGCAAAAAATCGCCGCCGTACTGTGGAAGATACAACGCGCCATCGCCACCCAGGATCGCCTGATCGCCGCCACCCGCAACCTCAAGCAATCGACCATGCAGCACCTCTTCACCCACGGCCTGCGTGGCGAACCGCTCAAGGACACCGCAATCGGCCCGATGCCGGAAAGCTGGAAGGTTGTCGCCTTGGGCGACTTTGGGCGCATCGGCAACGGCTCGACGCCAAAGAAGACGACGCCGGAATACTGGCGCAGTCCGACCACTCCCTGGCTGACCAGCGCGAAGGTGCATGACGGCATCATCCGTTCTGCAGATCAATTTGTCAGCGACGCGGCCGTCAAGGAATGCCATCTACCCATCGTTCCTGCTGGCAGCCTGTTGGTCGCCATCACAGGGCAAGGAAAAACTCTCGGCAATTCCGCGCTGGTCGAGTTCGATACGACGATCAGCCAGCACATGGCCTATGTCCGCTTCGATCATGATGGCGCAGTTCCCGGCTATGTCTATCAATTCATGCGCAGCCGATACGAGGAACTTCAAAGCGTTGGTCGCGCCGGCGGAAGTACCAAAGCCGCACTGACCTGTGCGTTCCTGCGCGACTATCGTCTGCCGCTTCCCCCAACAAACGAACAGCGCGACATCGCTGCCGCCCTCGCCACCATCGACCGCAAGCTCGCCCTTCACCAGAAAAAGCGCGCCGCCCTCAAC encodes the following:
- a CDS encoding restriction endonuclease subunit S, which encodes MTIFDCPLPVGWKREPIAANYRITKKPRTITPTPAVLLPFVAMEKVPAGGQMTCGFELRTPDAIASGTYFEMGDILLSKITPSFENGKQGLANGLPGTFGYGSTELIPLQACTDKAINPYLFYLLLHHEVRDSLTSKMEGSTGRKRVPEGAVRELEVPVPPKLEQQKIAAVLWKIQRAIATQDRLIAATRNLKQSTMQHLFTHGLRGEPLKDTAIGPMPESWKVVALGDFGRIGNGSTPKKTTPEYWRSPTTPWLTSAKVHDGIIRSADQFVSDAAVKECHLPIVPAGSLLVAITGQGKTLGNSALVEFDTTISQHMAYVRFDHDGAVPGYVYQFMRSRYEELQSVGRAGGSTKAALTCAFLRDYRLPLPPTNEQRDIAAALATIDRKLALHQKKRAALNDLFQTTLHRLMTAQIRVADLDIDTSEVSNHFPDAGKMVLKSATTTGDQFVDANKMIDAKNPAMRRNQIADVSKKVGSAKSRTADGDV